The Mucilaginibacter yixingensis genome window below encodes:
- a CDS encoding DUF502 domain-containing protein: MRRIFRALLNYFIRGLLFVVPVGVAMLLIYWAVAGLDKTLNLSDYILVGKNGKAIYIPGLGILTVLVVIMIAGIIITNVVTDPIKRWFNRWLGRLPLFKFLYSSIKDLTEAFVGEEKKFNEPVLVEVNEFGLKKIGFLTQKDLSKIELPGHVAIYFPYSYSFAGQVVIVSSDKVQPLHMSAADAMKFVISGGVSGIEH, translated from the coding sequence ATGAGAAGGATCTTCAGGGCTTTACTCAATTACTTTATCCGCGGACTGCTTTTTGTCGTGCCGGTTGGGGTAGCTATGCTGCTTATTTACTGGGCTGTTGCCGGGTTGGATAAAACGCTGAACTTGAGCGATTACATCCTGGTAGGCAAAAATGGTAAAGCCATTTATATACCAGGCCTGGGCATCCTTACGGTATTGGTGGTAATTATGATCGCTGGTATCATCATCACTAACGTAGTGACAGACCCGATCAAGCGCTGGTTTAACCGATGGCTGGGGCGTTTGCCGTTGTTTAAATTCCTGTATTCTTCTATCAAAGATCTAACTGAAGCTTTTGTAGGCGAGGAGAAGAAGTTTAACGAGCCCGTATTGGTTGAGGTAAATGAGTTCGGCTTGAAAAAAATAGGTTTTTTAACTCAAAAAGATCTGTCTAAAATTGAGTTGCCCGGTCACGTAGCTATTTATTTCCCTTATTCATACTCTTTTGCAGGTCAGGTTGTTATCGTGTCTTCAGATAAGGTTCAGCCGTTGCACATGAGTGCTGCCGATGCCATGAAGTTTGTTATTTCAGGCGGGGTGAGCGGTATCGAGCATTAA
- a CDS encoding SDR family oxidoreductase — protein sequence MKLNNKIVVITGASSGIGKALAFEFASRGASVVLGARQYVTLCELTEQLEKQHGVKALAVQCDVSKEDDCVALIKQAVATFGRIDVLVNNAGISMRALFNKDLDLNVLKTLMDVNFWGMVYCTKHAYPEILKNKGSIVGVSSIAGYKGLPGRTGYSASKFAMNGFLDSLRVENLKTGVHVMTACPGFTASNIRNTALNKSGNQQGESSMEEEKMMTAEEVAKRIVYGVENRSRTLIMTGQGKLTVALSKFIPAVLDKLVYNVFAKEKDPLLK from the coding sequence ATGAAATTGAATAACAAGATTGTTGTCATTACCGGCGCCTCATCGGGCATTGGTAAAGCTTTAGCCTTTGAATTTGCATCGCGCGGTGCCTCGGTAGTATTGGGAGCACGTCAGTACGTAACCCTTTGCGAGCTGACCGAACAGCTAGAAAAGCAGCACGGTGTTAAGGCGCTTGCTGTACAGTGCGATGTGAGTAAAGAGGACGACTGTGTAGCTTTAATTAAACAAGCTGTAGCAACTTTTGGACGCATTGATGTGCTGGTGAACAACGCCGGCATAAGCATGCGCGCATTATTTAATAAAGATTTAGATCTAAACGTTCTAAAAACACTCATGGATGTGAATTTTTGGGGCATGGTGTATTGCACTAAACATGCTTATCCAGAGATTCTGAAAAATAAAGGCAGTATTGTGGGCGTATCGTCCATCGCCGGTTATAAAGGCCTGCCGGGCCGCACCGGTTACTCGGCCTCAAAATTTGCCATGAATGGTTTCCTTGACTCTCTACGCGTAGAAAACCTCAAAACCGGCGTACATGTGATGACGGCTTGTCCTGGTTTTACTGCGTCCAATATCCGTAACACAGCGCTTAACAAAAGCGGCAATCAGCAAGGTGAAAGCAGCATGGAAGAAGAAAAAATGATGACTGCCGAAGAGGTTGCAAAACGCATTGTATACGGCGTAGAGAATCGCTCACGCACCCTCATCATGACCGGCCAGGGCAAACTTACCGTAGCGCTGAGCAAGTTTATTCCTGCGGTGCTGGATAAGCTGGTTTATAACGTTTTTGCTAAAGAGAAAGATCCCTTGCTGAAGTAA
- a CDS encoding TlpA disulfide reductase family protein, producing the protein MKKITLLLILPFLMAKTVHAQNEHLKLSADQPSAGSTVGFTYNPDGTILAGKKKVEAAVYYMDFKDSPADDVVLTADGNGVKGSLNIPSTAKAFFLSFAAGKIDDNNSQGYFYFIYENGKPVEGAYGAKALWCSSSLSAYSGIKSSNIPEAIKLYEKEFELYPQSKAEFSSNYIMALSTSGNDQYKAKADALVNEMAKSGDEKQMQVAMSIFMRQQKKAQVDSLASILKTKMLANLSVKGKKAAAIDQEKDLAKKELLIDDFAKSFPDDLSAKLSMVDYWRGQTAKAYLNGGKLGDFERVYAAINNKATLAGFFNNFAYDNAKQGKDLELDARICKLALDLAQKDVDNPAPRPFKTPKDTKHYVEGVYGTYADSYAYILIKQGKYLEAYNYDQPVYEKNKGNIQIVETYVDILMGLNKYQEVLATIEIILKRGAATAKMDKDLKIAYVKTKGSDAGFDDYYAGFKNATDIKLRASLSKEMMKQPAPGFTLKDLDGKTVSLADMKGKVVIVDFWATWCGPCKSSFPGMQMAVNKFKDNPNVKFVFIDTWEHAENYIDGVKDFIAQTKYPFHVLLDEKGEDGRQSKVVSAYGVNGIPTKFIIDGNGNIRFKHVGFAGSDKGILDEVSAMIDIAMQTDVKTDNKAGEE; encoded by the coding sequence ATGAAGAAGATAACCTTATTACTCATCTTGCCATTTCTAATGGCAAAAACCGTTCATGCTCAAAATGAACATCTAAAATTATCGGCCGATCAGCCTTCAGCAGGCTCAACGGTCGGCTTTACTTATAACCCAGATGGAACTATACTGGCCGGGAAAAAGAAAGTAGAAGCTGCTGTTTATTATATGGATTTTAAAGACAGCCCGGCAGACGACGTAGTTTTAACGGCTGACGGTAATGGGGTCAAAGGTTCGCTAAATATTCCGTCCACAGCCAAGGCATTCTTTTTAAGCTTCGCTGCGGGCAAAATTGATGATAATAACAGTCAGGGCTATTTTTATTTTATTTATGAGAATGGTAAGCCTGTGGAGGGCGCTTACGGTGCAAAGGCACTTTGGTGTTCCAGCAGCCTGTCCGCATATTCAGGCATCAAATCGTCTAATATCCCCGAAGCCATCAAACTCTATGAAAAGGAGTTTGAACTGTACCCGCAAAGCAAAGCTGAGTTTTCATCAAATTATATAATGGCACTATCTACCTCCGGCAACGATCAATATAAGGCCAAAGCAGATGCCCTTGTTAATGAGATGGCAAAAAGCGGTGATGAAAAGCAGATGCAGGTAGCCATGAGCATATTTATGCGTCAGCAGAAAAAAGCACAGGTAGATTCTTTGGCCAGTATCCTAAAAACCAAGATGCTGGCTAACCTTTCTGTAAAAGGCAAAAAGGCTGCAGCAATTGATCAGGAAAAAGATCTGGCAAAAAAGGAACTTTTGATTGATGATTTTGCCAAAAGCTTCCCGGATGATTTATCAGCAAAACTATCTATGGTAGATTACTGGCGCGGTCAAACGGCCAAAGCTTATCTGAACGGCGGTAAGTTGGGTGATTTTGAGCGCGTTTATGCCGCTATCAATAACAAAGCAACCCTGGCCGGCTTTTTTAACAACTTTGCCTATGATAACGCCAAGCAAGGGAAGGATCTTGAACTTGATGCCAGGATATGTAAGCTGGCTTTAGACCTTGCACAGAAAGATGTAGATAACCCGGCGCCTCGTCCGTTTAAAACACCCAAAGATACAAAGCACTACGTGGAGGGGGTTTACGGTACGTATGCTGATAGTTACGCTTATATCCTAATCAAACAAGGTAAATACCTGGAAGCCTATAATTATGACCAACCTGTTTATGAGAAAAATAAAGGCAACATTCAAATAGTAGAAACCTATGTAGATATTTTAATGGGGCTGAATAAATATCAGGAAGTGTTAGCAACAATAGAAATCATACTTAAACGAGGGGCTGCTACGGCAAAGATGGATAAAGATCTGAAAATAGCTTACGTTAAAACTAAAGGGTCTGATGCAGGCTTTGATGATTATTATGCAGGCTTTAAAAACGCTACTGATATCAAGCTGCGGGCCAGCTTAAGTAAAGAAATGATGAAGCAGCCAGCTCCTGGATTTACACTGAAAGATCTGGATGGTAAAACGGTATCGCTGGCAGATATGAAAGGCAAAGTGGTGATAGTAGATTTTTGGGCCACCTGGTGCGGGCCATGCAAATCATCGTTCCCCGGTATGCAGATGGCTGTTAATAAGTTCAAAGATAATCCTAATGTGAAGTTTGTTTTTATTGATACCTGGGAGCATGCCGAAAACTATATTGACGGTGTTAAAGATTTTATAGCACAAACCAAATATCCTTTCCATGTATTGCTGGATGAGAAAGGCGAAGATGGCCGTCAATCTAAAGTAGTAAGTGCTTACGGAGTTAACGGTATTCCAACCAAGTTTATAATAGACGGTAATGGCAATATCCGTTTTAAACATGTAGGTTTTGCGGGCAGCGATAAAGGTATTTTAGATGAGGTATCGGCTATGATTGATATTGCTATGCAGACAGATGTTAAAACCGATAATAAAGCAGGAGAGGAATAG
- the recR gene encoding recombination mediator RecR, with protein sequence MNFSSKLLENAVTEFSRLPGVGQKTALRLVLHLLNQDKADVERFGAAITKLRNEIQHCSVCHNISDSQVCEICASHKRDKGLICVVEDTRDVMAIENTSQYNGVYHVLGGLISPMDGIGPADLSVDSLVERVKTGEVREVLFALSATMEGDTTIFYLHKRLKDQPITITTIARGISFGGELEYVDEITLGRSIATRVPYEGTLSR encoded by the coding sequence ATGAACTTTTCATCAAAGCTGCTGGAGAATGCGGTAACCGAGTTTTCGAGGTTGCCCGGGGTAGGACAAAAAACTGCTTTACGTTTGGTATTACACCTGCTTAATCAGGATAAGGCCGATGTGGAGCGTTTTGGCGCAGCTATTACCAAGCTGCGTAATGAGATACAGCATTGCAGCGTTTGCCACAATATATCTGATAGCCAGGTGTGCGAGATCTGCGCATCGCACAAGCGCGATAAAGGCCTGATCTGCGTGGTAGAAGACACCCGCGATGTAATGGCTATTGAAAATACCAGTCAGTACAACGGCGTTTACCATGTGTTGGGCGGATTGATCTCGCCGATGGATGGCATTGGTCCGGCCGATCTTTCTGTAGACTCATTAGTAGAGCGCGTAAAAACAGGCGAAGTGCGGGAAGTACTTTTCGCCCTGAGCGCTACTATGGAGGGAGATACCACTATTTTCTACCTGCATAAACGTTTGAAAGATCAACCAATTACTATTACCACCATCGCCCGCGGCATTTCCTTTGGCGGCGAGTTAGAGTATGTGGATGAGATTACCTTGGGGCGCTCTATTGCCACGCGTGTACCTTATGAGGGTACGCTGTCCAGGTAA
- a CDS encoding glycosyltransferase family 2 protein — MKLSVIIVNYNVCVLLRQAVNSVKSACVGIDHEIIVVDNASEDRSVKMIERDHPDVIVIANTKNVGFAKASNQGLAKAKGEYVLLLDPDTITKKDTLCKSIEFMEHHEDAGGVGVRMISPRGDFQPESKRGLPQHWTTFFKLTGLYRMLSKSRLYDRNHTYWTDEFETTEVDILSGTFMLLRRSVLKITGYLDERFFIYGADIDLSCRIRQAGYKNYYFPKTYIIHFKEQSIRKYSWAYIRHYYGAMFIFAGKYMFKAPKLSIKLKGLEQPYPSLYEIE, encoded by the coding sequence ATGAAACTGTCTGTCATCATTGTAAATTACAACGTGTGCGTATTGCTGCGTCAGGCAGTGAACTCAGTAAAGTCTGCCTGTGTGGGTATAGATCATGAAATTATTGTGGTAGATAATGCATCGGAAGATCGCTCGGTAAAGATGATTGAGCGTGATCATCCCGATGTGATTGTTATTGCCAATACTAAGAACGTGGGCTTTGCTAAAGCCAGCAACCAGGGTTTGGCTAAAGCAAAGGGAGAGTATGTGTTGCTGCTTGATCCGGATACCATCACCAAGAAAGATACGCTTTGCAAATCCATAGAGTTTATGGAGCATCATGAAGATGCAGGCGGTGTTGGGGTACGGATGATTAGCCCGCGCGGTGATTTTCAGCCTGAATCAAAACGAGGTTTGCCGCAGCACTGGACAACCTTCTTCAAGCTGACCGGTTTGTACCGTATGTTGTCAAAATCGCGTTTATATGACAGAAACCACACTTATTGGACAGATGAGTTTGAAACAACCGAGGTTGACATTCTGAGCGGTACCTTTATGCTGCTGCGCAGATCGGTATTAAAAATTACCGGTTACCTTGATGAGCGTTTCTTTATTTACGGGGCAGATATTGATCTGTCATGTCGTATCCGCCAGGCAGGGTATAAGAATTACTACTTCCCCAAAACATATATTATACATTTTAAAGAGCAGAGCATCCGTAAATATAGCTGGGCCTACATCAGGCATTATTACGGGGCGATGTTTATCTTCGCCGGTAAATATATGTTTAAGGCGCCCAAGCTCAGCATCAAATTAAAAGGACTGGAGCAGCCTTACCCGTCTCTTTATGAAATTGAATAA
- a CDS encoding sodium:solute symporter — MPPGILLSFIIGYFLVLIIISWLTSRKSSDNDTFFVANRNSKWYLVAFGMIGTALSGVTFISVPGKVNTDSFAYFQFILGNAAGFIIIATVLLPLYYRMKLTSIYSYIEHALGTWSYKTAAAIFLVSRTIGSSFRLYLVVIVLQRFIFDSYHIPFAVTVIICLALIWSYTFKGGLKTIIITDSLQTFFLVSSVFLSIFFICRSLHMSIFEAADAIKNSSYSKIFFFTDFMSSKLHFTKEFLGGLFITVGMTGLDQDLMQKNLSLSNIKEAQKNMFSFTGVFVVINIFFLSVGALLYLYAAKYGIKVDKSDYLYPTIALNYLGTVPAIVFMLGLTAATFATTDSALTALTTSFCVDFLGFNKKQDINSKKMVNTRHYVHIAFSGLMLLTIILFNAVNNDAVVGAIFTVASYTYGPLLGLYSFGLFVKSRQVNDKLTPVVCVAAPAICYFLNLHSATLLGGYTFSNEIIIINGLITFIGLLLFSKPSRREQLAKA; from the coding sequence ATGCCTCCCGGTATTCTATTGTCCTTCATCATTGGTTACTTTTTGGTGCTCATCATTATCTCATGGCTTACCTCGCGCAAGTCGTCTGATAACGATACGTTCTTTGTGGCCAACCGTAATTCTAAATGGTACCTGGTGGCCTTCGGAATGATTGGCACGGCTTTGAGCGGCGTTACCTTCATATCTGTACCGGGCAAGGTAAATACAGATAGTTTTGCCTACTTCCAGTTTATCCTGGGCAATGCCGCTGGCTTTATCATTATTGCAACGGTGCTATTGCCGTTATACTACCGCATGAAGCTGACTTCTATTTACAGCTATATTGAACACGCGCTGGGCACCTGGAGTTACAAAACAGCAGCAGCTATATTTTTAGTGAGCCGCACCATCGGGTCATCCTTTAGATTGTACCTGGTTGTTATTGTTTTACAACGATTTATATTTGATAGCTATCATATTCCTTTTGCTGTAACGGTTATTATTTGTCTGGCATTGATCTGGTCGTATACCTTCAAAGGCGGGCTGAAAACCATTATTATTACCGATAGCTTGCAGACGTTTTTTCTGGTTAGTTCAGTGTTCCTTTCTATCTTTTTCATTTGCCGCAGCCTCCATATGAGCATCTTTGAGGCGGCCGATGCCATTAAGAACAGCAGCTATTCCAAGATCTTCTTCTTCACTGATTTTATGAGCAGCAAGCTGCATTTTACCAAGGAGTTTCTGGGCGGCTTGTTTATTACCGTGGGTATGACTGGGCTTGATCAGGATTTGATGCAGAAGAACCTGAGCTTGAGCAACATTAAAGAGGCACAGAAAAACATGTTCAGCTTTACGGGTGTGTTTGTGGTGATTAATATCTTCTTCCTTAGCGTGGGCGCCTTGCTTTACCTGTATGCCGCCAAGTACGGCATTAAGGTTGATAAGAGCGATTACCTCTACCCTACCATCGCCCTTAATTACCTGGGCACGGTGCCGGCCATTGTATTTATGCTGGGCTTAACAGCTGCTACCTTTGCTACGACGGATTCTGCGCTGACAGCCTTGACCACCTCCTTCTGCGTTGATTTTTTAGGTTTCAACAAAAAGCAAGACATCAACAGCAAAAAAATGGTGAATACGCGCCATTACGTACACATTGCCTTTTCCGGACTGATGCTTTTGACCATTATACTCTTCAATGCCGTTAACAATGATGCTGTAGTTGGCGCTATCTTCACGGTGGCCTCTTACACCTACGGGCCGCTGCTGGGCTTGTATAGCTTTGGGTTGTTTGTAAAATCGCGGCAGGTGAATGATAAACTGACGCCCGTGGTTTGCGTGGCAGCCCCGGCTATCTGTTATTTTCTTAACCTGCACTCGGCCACGCTTTTGGGTGGATATACCTTTAGTAATGAGATCATTATTATCAACGGATTAATCACCTTCATTGGGCTGTTATTGTTCTCAAAACCATCTCGCCGGGAGCAACTGGCCAAAGCATAA
- a CDS encoding TCR/Tet family MFS transporter — protein sequence METITPIDLKPPKQSAALGFIFVTLFIDVLGLGIIIPVIPKLLEQLGHFGNAVASEYNGWLTFIYASMQFVFSPLLGNLSDRFGRRPVLLISLFGFSIDYLFMAFAPSIFWLFVGRTIAGITGATMATGTAYIADVSTGDKRSANFGLVGAASGLGFIIGISAGAFLGDMNIKFPFIAAAAAALINALWGFFVLPESLDAEHRRPFEWKRALPWGTMKSLGKYKQFAGLALAFTLVYIAQKAIEYQLSFYVYEKFNWSMTSVGILGFFIGILLVGIQGGLIRIIIPRWGMKRTVISGLIFYFSGLLLMAFAARGWQVYAFMIPYCLGGISGPALQGFISSKFAKNEQGELQGGLTLLSSISLILGPLLMGYIFKFFTQHNASSVYFPGSPYIFGALLMLISIVLVIRSFRKEGL from the coding sequence ATGGAAACCATCACACCTATCGATCTAAAACCTCCCAAACAGTCTGCCGCGCTGGGGTTTATCTTTGTTACGCTTTTTATTGATGTGCTGGGCCTGGGCATTATCATCCCGGTAATACCCAAACTGCTGGAGCAACTGGGCCACTTTGGCAACGCCGTAGCCTCTGAATATAATGGTTGGCTTACTTTCATCTATGCCTCCATGCAGTTTGTGTTCTCGCCGCTGCTGGGTAATTTGAGTGATCGTTTTGGGCGGCGACCGGTATTATTGATCTCGCTGTTTGGTTTCAGCATCGATTACCTGTTTATGGCCTTCGCTCCGTCTATCTTTTGGCTGTTTGTGGGCCGTACTATTGCCGGCATCACGGGCGCTACCATGGCTACGGGTACTGCCTATATTGCCGACGTAAGCACAGGCGATAAACGCTCTGCCAACTTCGGGTTAGTGGGTGCAGCGTCAGGCCTGGGCTTTATTATCGGTATTTCTGCCGGGGCTTTTCTAGGCGATATGAATATTAAGTTTCCGTTTATTGCCGCCGCTGCTGCTGCGTTAATCAATGCTTTATGGGGATTTTTTGTGCTGCCTGAATCACTGGACGCCGAGCACCGCCGCCCTTTTGAGTGGAAACGCGCGCTGCCCTGGGGCACCATGAAAAGCCTTGGTAAATACAAACAATTTGCTGGGTTAGCTTTAGCCTTTACCCTGGTTTATATCGCTCAAAAAGCGATTGAATATCAGCTATCTTTCTACGTTTATGAGAAGTTTAACTGGAGCATGACCAGCGTAGGGATTCTCGGCTTTTTTATCGGCATATTGCTGGTAGGTATACAAGGTGGATTGATCCGGATCATCATTCCGCGCTGGGGTATGAAACGAACGGTAATCAGCGGATTGATATTCTATTTCAGCGGATTATTGCTAATGGCTTTTGCCGCCCGCGGATGGCAGGTTTATGCCTTTATGATTCCTTACTGTTTGGGTGGTATCTCGGGCCCTGCACTACAGGGTTTTATCAGCAGCAAATTTGCCAAGAATGAGCAAGGCGAATTGCAGGGCGGCCTTACACTATTATCAAGCATCAGCTTAATACTTGGTCCGTTGTTGATGGGTTATATCTTTAAATTCTTTACCCAGCACAATGCTTCATCGGTTTACTTCCCGGGTTCGCCTTATATTTTCGGTGCTCTGCTGATGTTGATCAGCATTGTCCTGGTGATACGAAGTTTTAGGAAAGAAGGACTTTAA
- a CDS encoding TIGR00730 family Rossman fold protein, which yields MTGDEKIRRAFENKDWQEIKVSDSWQIFKIMAEFVDGFEKLAKIGPCVSVFGSARTHNDNPYYKLSEECGRLLTEHGYGVISGGGPGIMEAANKGAYEAGGKSVGLNIELPFEQFHNKYIDRDKLLEFDYFFVRKVMFMKYSQGFIVLPGGFGTMDESFEAITLIQTGKIARFPIVFVGIDYWKGLFDWVEEKMLQQEHNISPDDLNLYRVVDTAEDAVAHIFKFYDKYVLKPNF from the coding sequence ATGACTGGCGATGAAAAAATAAGACGTGCGTTTGAGAATAAAGACTGGCAAGAAATTAAGGTGTCAGACTCGTGGCAGATATTTAAAATTATGGCCGAATTTGTAGACGGCTTTGAAAAATTGGCCAAAATTGGTCCCTGCGTTTCTGTATTCGGTTCTGCACGTACGCATAACGATAACCCCTACTACAAACTTTCTGAAGAGTGTGGCCGATTGCTTACCGAGCACGGTTACGGTGTAATTTCCGGCGGTGGCCCAGGTATAATGGAGGCGGCCAACAAAGGTGCCTATGAGGCCGGCGGTAAATCTGTTGGTCTGAATATCGAGCTGCCCTTTGAGCAGTTCCACAACAAATACATCGATCGTGACAAATTGCTGGAGTTTGACTATTTCTTTGTGCGCAAGGTAATGTTTATGAAATACTCTCAGGGCTTCATCGTTCTGCCCGGTGGTTTCGGTACCATGGATGAATCTTTCGAGGCAATTACCCTTATTCAAACCGGCAAAATCGCCCGCTTCCCTATTGTATTTGTGGGTATTGATTACTGGAAAGGCCTGTTTGATTGGGTGGAAGAGAAAATGCTGCAACAAGAGCACAACATTAGTCCGGATGATTTGAACCTGTACCGTGTGGTTGATACTGCCGAAGACGCCGTGGCCCACATCTTCAAGTTCTACGACAAGTATGTATTGAAACCAAACTTTTAA
- a CDS encoding TCR/Tet family MFS transporter: MDQPAKVNGQKAMGFIFATLLIDVMGLAIIIPVVPGLIEQLIHGDVSTATRYSGWLTGCYAIMQFIFSPIIGNLSDRYGRRPVLLCSLLGFSVDYFFSAFAPTIGWLFIGRIVAGITGASFTTASAYISDVSTPEKKAANFGLIGVAFGLGFIIGPVIGGFLGKYNIHYPFIGAGALALINAVYGYFALPESLDQAHRRKFDWKRANPVGTLKQLTKYKSVMGLAISLFLIYFAAQAVQSVWTFYTIKKFGWNTDWQGYSLGVVGLLTAMVQGGLIRVTLPKLGHERSIWMGLLLYSLGLLLFAFASKGWMMFIFLIPYCLGGIAGPALQGYMSNNVPPNAQGELQGGLTSMMSLSSIFGPLAMTNAFYYFTNKNAPVQFPGAPYIIGALLMLTSALLAVRNFKKSMTDKADAKDNGNDIAVVSH; encoded by the coding sequence ATGGATCAACCTGCGAAAGTTAATGGCCAGAAGGCCATGGGCTTTATTTTTGCCACGCTGTTAATTGATGTAATGGGTCTGGCTATCATTATCCCGGTAGTACCCGGACTGATAGAACAACTTATCCACGGCGATGTAAGCACGGCTACCCGTTACAGCGGTTGGCTTACCGGTTGCTACGCCATTATGCAGTTTATCTTCTCGCCCATCATTGGTAATCTGAGCGATAGATACGGTCGCAGACCTGTGTTGCTATGCTCGCTATTAGGGTTCAGTGTCGATTATTTCTTTTCGGCCTTTGCCCCTACCATTGGCTGGTTGTTTATCGGCCGTATTGTAGCAGGCATTACCGGTGCCAGCTTTACCACCGCCTCAGCCTACATATCAGACGTTAGTACGCCCGAAAAAAAGGCTGCCAACTTTGGTCTGATTGGTGTGGCTTTTGGCTTAGGCTTTATTATCGGTCCGGTTATTGGCGGCTTTTTAGGCAAGTATAATATTCATTATCCTTTTATTGGTGCAGGTGCATTGGCACTAATCAATGCTGTTTACGGCTACTTTGCCTTGCCAGAATCATTAGACCAAGCGCACCGCCGCAAGTTTGACTGGAAACGCGCCAACCCTGTGGGCACGCTTAAGCAGCTCACTAAATACAAAAGCGTTATGGGACTGGCCATATCATTGTTCCTCATCTATTTCGCAGCACAAGCGGTTCAAAGTGTATGGACATTCTATACCATCAAGAAATTTGGCTGGAATACAGATTGGCAAGGCTACTCGCTAGGCGTTGTGGGGCTGCTTACGGCGATGGTGCAAGGCGGTCTCATCAGGGTAACTTTGCCCAAATTAGGACATGAGCGTAGCATCTGGATGGGCTTATTATTATACAGCCTCGGTCTCCTGCTGTTTGCTTTTGCCAGCAAAGGCTGGATGATGTTCATCTTTCTGATCCCTTATTGTCTGGGTGGCATTGCGGGCCCCGCACTCCAGGGCTATATGAGTAACAACGTACCACCAAATGCACAGGGCGAGTTGCAAGGAGGACTGACCAGCATGATGAGTTTAAGCTCCATATTTGGTCCGCTGGCTATGACTAACGCTTTCTATTATTTTACCAATAAAAATGCACCGGTACAATTTCCGGGAGCGCCGTATATTATTGGGGCATTATTAATGCTAACCAGCGCACTGCTGGCCGTGCGCAATTTTAAGAAAAGTATGACCGATAAAGCCGACGCCAAAGATAATGGCAACGATATTGCTGTAGTTTCACATTAA